From one Phocaeicola salanitronis DSM 18170 genomic stretch:
- a CDS encoding peptide chain release factor 3 — translation MANQEIERRRTFAIIAHPDAGKTSLTEKLLLFGGQIQVAGAVKSNKIKKTATSDWMDIEKQRGISVTTSVMEFDYHDYKVNILDTPGHQDFAEDTYRTLTAVDSVIIVVDGAKGVETQTRKLMEVCRMRNTPVIIFVNKMDREAKDPFDLLDELEEELVINVRPLTWPIESGPRFKGVYNIYEKKLNLFQPSKQVVTEKVEVDIHTEELDNHIGAPLAEKLRNDLELIEGVYPEFDVNEYLKGDLAPVFFGSALNNFGVQELLDCFVEIAPSPRPVQAEERLVQPDEPKFTGFVFKITANIDPNHRSCVAFCKVCSGKFTRNTPYLHVRHNKTMRFSSPTQFMAQRKTTVDEAWAGDIIGLPDNGTFKIGDTLTEGEVLHFKGLPSFSPEMFKYIENADPMRTKQLNKGIDQLMDEGVAQLFINQFNGRKLIGTVGQLQFEVIQYRLENEYNAKCRWEPVSLYKACWIESDDMDELEAFKKRKFQYMAKDREGRDVFLADSGYVLQMAQNDFKHIKFHFTSEF, via the coding sequence ATGGCAAATCAGGAAATAGAAAGAAGAAGAACATTTGCGATTATTGCACATCCGGATGCCGGTAAGACTTCGTTGACGGAAAAACTGTTGCTTTTCGGAGGGCAGATTCAGGTGGCAGGTGCTGTAAAGTCGAATAAGATTAAGAAAACCGCTACCTCCGACTGGATGGATATTGAGAAGCAGCGTGGTATTTCGGTCACTACATCGGTGATGGAGTTTGATTATCATGACTATAAGGTGAACATTCTGGATACTCCCGGTCACCAGGACTTTGCGGAGGATACATACCGTACGCTTACGGCGGTGGATAGCGTAATCATCGTGGTGGACGGGGCGAAAGGTGTGGAAACGCAGACACGCAAGCTGATGGAAGTGTGCCGTATGCGCAACACGCCGGTGATTATTTTCGTCAACAAAATGGACCGTGAGGCTAAGGACCCGTTCGACCTGCTGGACGAGTTGGAAGAAGAACTCGTTATCAATGTGCGTCCCTTGACCTGGCCTATCGAAAGCGGACCGCGTTTCAAGGGTGTGTATAACATTTATGAGAAGAAGCTGAACCTGTTCCAGCCTTCCAAGCAAGTGGTGACGGAGAAGGTGGAAGTGGATATCCATACCGAAGAGCTTGATAACCACATTGGCGCTCCTTTGGCTGAAAAACTGCGCAACGATTTGGAACTGATAGAAGGCGTATATCCCGAATTTGATGTCAATGAATACCTGAAAGGGGACTTGGCTCCGGTGTTCTTCGGCTCTGCGTTGAATAACTTCGGCGTGCAGGAGCTGTTGGATTGCTTTGTGGAAATAGCGCCCAGCCCACGTCCGGTACAGGCGGAAGAGCGGCTGGTACAGCCTGATGAACCCAAGTTTACAGGCTTTGTCTTTAAGATTACGGCAAACATTGACCCGAACCATCGTTCGTGTGTGGCTTTCTGTAAAGTATGCTCCGGTAAATTCACTCGCAATACGCCGTACCTGCATGTCCGTCATAATAAAACCATGCGTTTTTCTTCGCCGACACAATTCATGGCGCAGCGCAAGACTACGGTAGACGAGGCTTGGGCAGGCGATATTATCGGTTTGCCGGATAACGGGACGTTTAAAATCGGCGATACGTTGACCGAAGGCGAAGTGCTTCATTTCAAGGGATTGCCCAGTTTCTCGCCGGAAATGTTTAAGTACATCGAAAATGCCGACCCGATGAGGACCAAGCAATTAAATAAGGGTATTGACCAATTGATGGACGAAGGCGTGGCGCAATTGTTCATCAATCAGTTTAACGGACGTAAGCTGATAGGTACGGTAGGGCAGTTGCAGTTCGAGGTAATCCAGTATCGTTTGGAGAACGAATACAACGCAAAGTGCCGTTGGGAGCCGGTCAGCCTGTACAAGGCTTGCTGGATAGAAAGCGATGATATGGACGAACTGGAAGCATTCAAGAAACGGAAGTTCCAGTATATGGCAAAAGACCGCGAAGGGCGTGATGTCTTCCTTGCCGACAGCGGATATGTGCTTCAGATGGCTCAGAATGACTTCAAGCACATCAAGTTCCATTTCACCAGCGAGTTCTAA
- a CDS encoding DUF4924 family protein has protein sequence MYISQQLKQQNIAEYLLYMWQVEDLIRANGFDIEKIKKCIIEPYPSLAEGQKKELEQWYADLINMMHDEGVMQKGHLQINKNIIVWLTDLHLRLLRSPKFPYYSAAYYKALPFIVELRAKGADRDVPELETCFDAMYGVWMLKLQKKEVSEDTQKAVKAISDLLAMLAGYYIKEKKGELDLD, from the coding sequence ATGTATATCTCTCAACAGTTAAAACAACAGAATATTGCGGAATACCTGCTTTATATGTGGCAGGTGGAAGACTTGATTCGTGCCAACGGCTTCGATATCGAGAAAATAAAGAAATGTATTATCGAACCTTATCCTTCGCTGGCCGAAGGGCAGAAAAAGGAGTTGGAGCAATGGTACGCCGATTTGATAAACATGATGCACGATGAGGGCGTGATGCAGAAGGGGCATTTGCAAATCAATAAGAACATCATCGTATGGCTGACCGACCTGCATCTGCGTTTGCTCCGCTCGCCTAAATTCCCGTACTATAGCGCTGCTTATTACAAGGCTCTGCCTTTTATCGTAGAGCTTCGGGCAAAGGGGGCGGACAGGGACGTGCCTGAACTGGAGACGTGCTTCGATGCCATGTATGGCGTATGGATGCTGAAACTGCAAAAGAAAGAGGTGAGTGAAGATACGCAGAAGGCGGTGAAAGCAATCAGTGATTTGCTGGCTATGCTTGCCGGTTATTATATAAAGGAGAAAAAAGGGGAATTGGATTTAGACTGA
- a CDS encoding LysE family translocator: protein MNWIEQVTILDLLIKGFIVGVVVSAPLGPVGVLCIQRTLNKGRWFGFVTGLGAALSDICYALLTGYGMSFMDELIVKHQLFLQVVGSIMLLAFGIYTFRSNPVKSLRPSSGKRGTYLHNFVTAFLVTFSNPLIIFLFVGLFARFSFVMPGSPIGFQLVGYLAIIMGAVTWWFSITYFVNKVRTRFNVRGIWILNRIIGVAVMIAAIVGIVFACLGKSLA from the coding sequence ATGAATTGGATAGAACAGGTTACGATACTGGATTTATTGATAAAAGGGTTTATAGTGGGAGTGGTGGTTTCCGCTCCGCTGGGGCCTGTGGGCGTTCTTTGTATTCAGCGCACATTGAATAAAGGACGCTGGTTTGGCTTTGTGACAGGACTGGGGGCGGCACTGAGCGATATTTGCTATGCGTTGCTTACGGGATACGGCATGAGCTTTATGGACGAGCTGATAGTGAAGCATCAACTCTTCTTGCAGGTCGTGGGAAGCATTATGCTGCTTGCTTTCGGAATCTATACGTTCCGGAGCAATCCGGTGAAGTCGTTGCGCCCTTCTTCCGGGAAGCGGGGTACGTATTTGCATAATTTTGTTACCGCTTTCTTGGTCACATTCTCCAATCCTTTGATTATCTTCCTGTTCGTCGGTTTGTTTGCCCGCTTTTCGTTTGTGATGCCGGGCAGCCCCATCGGTTTTCAGCTGGTAGGTTACCTTGCCATTATTATGGGAGCCGTCACGTGGTGGTTCAGCATCACCTATTTTGTCAATAAGGTGCGTACCCGCTTCAATGTGCGGGGCATCTGGATACTGAACCGCATCATCGGCGTGGCGGTGATGATTGCGGCTATCGTGGGCATCGTGTTTGCTTGTCTCGGAAAATCATTAGCATGA